Part of the Manis javanica isolate MJ-LG chromosome 9, MJ_LKY, whole genome shotgun sequence genome, CTTTGAACTTCATCaataaagattttctttcctGTTACATAAGTGTCTGCATGATAGATGAGATTGCTCTCATTCCTGCAGGCCCTCCAAGGCCCCAACACATCAAGAATGGTCACGCGCGAGAGGGAAACACACTTACTCTGGCACTTCTCCAAAGCCTTCCAGAGGCCGTGCTTCAGCAGCATAGATCTTGGCATAGTACCTGGCAGTATTCTGGACATAGCATTCCTGTATCACCCAAACACATGGGAAATGCAAGTGATTAAAAGAAATTCAGAGAATTGCCAGCACAGCTAATCAGATTACCCAGTGTAGGTCAGCAGTGAATTCCCAAACCCATCCCCTGGTTAGGGGCACAGAAGCAACAATCATTGCAACCTACAATTGTCCACTTGCAGAGGAGCGCTGAGACCTGAAGGAACTATCCAGGTGAAGATCAGCAGTCTCGGGAGCAGGTGTTCTGACCTATGAAATTTCCAGAACTTGCATGGTTGAAGTTCACCCTGGGATAAAGGGTCTGGTTCCACGGCAGGATATCAGGTACAGCTCAGGGCCTGCTGGGCTGCCTAGGAGCTCTCCCATCTGAGGTTCTTCTTCAAAGGTATGAATAGTGAACACCTTGACAAGACTGTTGGCTTAGGAAAGGCAAACTGGAGTTTGCTTTCTACTCTGAAGGGCCTTTCAGAGCGGGAGTCTGCATGTTGGGGGATTTTCCATGACTGGGCCAAATGGAAGGAATACtcagtgaaagaaaagaaaaaaaaaaggtggcctCGGAGGAGAAAGGAACACAACTGGCAGTATCCGATACTCAGAAAAGGGATCTTCTGCCTCATAAGCTCCGGGTCCTGCGTGACAATGCCCCAGCGGAGGGGATCATGGATGGCTAATGCTTGGTAACACCTGAGAGATTCATCTAAGTCTAACCTATTTGTTTTACACGTGAAAATTGACAAAGGGCACCTGGTCTGTAAAAGAGCTAAACCAGCTCTCCTGAAAGCTTGGCCAGAGCTGGTGTCAGGAGTGAGACAGGTGGACCAAGGTGGGAGAAGAGGCAGGGGGAGAGGCTAAGGCTCTCCTCTCCCTTTTTGCCGCAAGAGTTGAGTGACTCAGTGACACAGGGAGGTGGGAACTTAGCAAGAGAAGGCAGGAAACAGGACAAATGCTGATGCTTCTAAACAtaccccacccacctcctcctccataaaacaaacaaaaacaaaacactccaGAAACTACTCCTGATTTTAGCTGTCCTTGGGGATCCTTGGGAGTCCTGGCATCTGTGTAGCTCAAGACCCCCACTTTCCACATCAGCCTGTGTCCAGGTAGATTCAAGCCCCCAGGGGTCTCATATGGCTTCCTTGGAGCAGAAACGATCCCAGCCCAGGTAACCAATGAGGTCCCTTGGGACATAGGCTGAGTCCCACCTGGCTGGCATGATGCCAAGAAATTACTGAGACCCCAGATGTGTTTGCCAGGATTTGGCCTTGATCCAGGGGCTCCCTTATGGCCACACCCCATAGGGAGAGAAATACCTCTTGGGGACACTCCCATCAATTCCGAGTCTGATCCTCATCTCGGGTTACATGGTCCCTCTCACACCTCAAGTCACTGCAGGCAGGCAGACCCACCTGAGCGGCCAGTTTGTAGTTCCTCTGCACGAGCTCATCGTTGTTCCTGGTCCCATAGGCAACCGAGTTGTGCACCTTGAGCACGCAGGCGTGGCCGGGCTTGAAGACGGGAGTGAGGCCCTGCATCACTTTGCTGCGGAAGGCTTTTCGGTGGACGCCTTCTCCAAAGTGCAGCTCCTCGGTGGCGATCTGACCTCGCAGGCGGTCCCCAAAGTAGCTGTCACTGAGGAAGTCTTCTCTGAAGATGAGTTGGCTGAATTCAATCTCCTCACACCCTGAAACACAGCTCCACTTCAGATGGACAGAATGTCTCCCAGTCCTTCCCCGTGGCTAATGGATGTCCCCGCACAGGGACGACAAGGCTGACCTGTAGAACCCAGAAGGGGCGCCACCCTTAAGCCTCAGCAGAGACATGGGGGGTGGGTCCTTGAGGGGGACATAGGACGATCAGTGTGAGGCCCCAAGGGGCTCAGATGGGACCACAGAGGGTGGATTGGAGCAAAACTAGGGAGAGCAGAGCAAGAATTTCAGACAGATCTGGAAAATACCAGAACCATGAGAGGTAATTAAAGGCATGTTGAAAAGATGGGTAAagcaggaaagagggagaaaggaccAAAGATAAGCTCCCATGGATCAATGTCTCTCAACCTTCCCTTCATTACTGTTCCCTGAAGGAGCCTTTTTAGACTTTTTGTTTTCAAACTGTCCCCCTCCCCATGACATTTTAATCCCACAGGGGTGCTGTGTAACTGCTTATATACTGTAGGTAGATCTGTGCTTTATacccaaaaatattttattacctcCTCAGGAACCAACTTGTGCCCTCCTGGGGGCGACACTATATTGCCTCTGTTGAGATGCACGTGGCAGATACAAGGAACAGGTgagaaaccaaacaaaaaaggaaagtggGCAGCTTTTGGagagaaattgaaagaaaaagttgaatTCTTTTGGATTTATTTGTAAGGAGAAAAGtcaaattgttttttgttttctagcaGCTGTTTATTTTCAGAGTTGATCTATACTCTTTTCAGGTGGCAATGGATTCAGTCAGAATGTTCTGTTTTAAACTAGAGATGATGAAGTCAGGCTTCTGAGCgacttagaaaagaaaataagatgacTTTCAATGAAATAAgtttgttgccttttttttttttgaatgcctTCCACTCCTGAAAGTCAATGAAAACTGACATCTTTCTGAATgttgaaaagaaggaaggagtcaTGGGGCAGGTGAATAACATACTATGTGGACTTTTTAGAGAActatttctctctgtttttaaaaatagtatcagGTCATGTTTTATGAGCAGACTGTGACTGAAGTGAGTTATGAAAAGTGTAAGGAGActgaaactgtttttaaaaggtaTTGATTAATGTCTAGGTCTAGTTatgccagaaagaaagaaagtaggtAGGTGGGGGGATTTTCAAGTAGAACAGGTGTGTAAATGTGTCAGTGGAAAGACGgtatttgaaaagatgctccaagaATTTCACAAAGACAGTGAAAACATCCTTCTGAGTAACCTGTCTGGGTGTCTAGAACTGGGGTGGAGAAGTGGGAAAGCAGGTTGGCAAGGGGAACATTCTCTCAGACAAATTTTAAGGAGATAGCTGTGTCACAGATTTTATCCTAATTgatagaaacatatatatataatctatggaaaagagtataattttaaagttaagtTTAAAAATTAGATAACAAAATGGGGAGGGAATGCTTTTTATATAATCCAAATCTTCTCAGTTCTAGCCACATGATGACTCATTTTTAACTTGGCCCCTAATACCACTGAAAAAATATAACAACTGCTTTGTGTATCTACAAAACATTTTGTTCTCCTTCAAAATCCTAAGTTTAGAAATCCAAATCTCTAAAATTCAATTAGTCTCAAAAGTAGGAAGTTTGTGCACGCTCTGCTTTAAAATCCATCAAATGTAAGCACAAAAGTTGTTCTACACTATATGCTTAGAAGGGGAGTTTTTTTTTACAGCCCTATATGCAGTGTAATTAACTATAATCCTGTCTATAATTTCCAACAGACATGTCTCCTTCACAGAGATAAAACAATGAACGAAAAAAAATCTCAGGGCTTTGCATTGAAAGCCGTGTGTGCTCTCAACGGAGTTGGACTAGCTTGTGttttatttgaaaccatcattCATTTTGGGCTTTCCCATGAGCTTAGCTTATTAGTTTTTTAATTAGAGACCAACTTGTAAAATGCTATTTGTTCCTCCTCTAgagaattaaattaataaaatgctgagtgAGAGAGAGGCCTCCAAATGAAAAAGATGATGGCATCAAGCTTCTTCACCTGCGAACTCAAGGGAAGGAGAAGACAGAGCAGGCCTCCTGAGCCCCGTGAGTCACTGAACCTGGAACCCCTATAGTTGGGGGTCAGGCCCTGGGAGAAGGTGATGTCACTGGGTCTAGACCCAAACCTTATGGCTGAAGTCACGGAGCTATAGCAGTGGCACCATGTCCACCAGGTGGGCAGCAGTTTATCCCCCTCAGTCCTGACTAGTAAAACCCTTGAATAATGAGTCTCTGCAAACCTAGATTATTGAGATCTGGGATGTGAATGCCAAGCGATGCTAAGAAGCTGGTGGAACAGAATAACCTCTCTTCTGAAAGccattctgttttttgtttaaGAAGGATATTCTTTTGCATATTTTGACTTTTGAGGAGATGGGGGCAGAAATGGGGAAAGGATTTCGAATGATAACTCCACCCTAAAGACAGGCAGTTAGCACGTGAATGGGTTTGCAAAGAGTTCGTATTCAAGTCTATTGTTTTGGATAAATAACACAATATCTGCTAGATCTTTCCTAAACCCAAGATCCCAGCTCCTGGTCTTTAACACACTGTGTGTTAATATCATTGCCTTTACTGTCTTGTTTTCACAGTGATtgcagctgttttgttttcttaaaaagtcaGCACGTGTGGTAAATCTTTAAGATGCCAAACCAATTTAATTTGCGGAGTGTTATTTCTAACTCTTCTAAAACTGACCAGGGGTCCTGAGTTGAGCTAGAAGCTTTGGTAACAGGCAGTGGGcgctggagggggtggggagcacaggGGTGCCATGGCCGGCTCGCTCCAGCTCCTGAGAGCTCTCTGTGGGCATCTCTGCCCAACCCCATGTTCCATGATGTCACATTCGCAGCTTAAAATTGGCCATGATGAGAGTATTTACACCTCAGAAATTAGAAAACTCAGCTAACCCCAaggtctccccacccccaaacaagttattaaaaatttaccagcacaccactggatATGTGGGAATGGATGGTTTTCCCTAAGAGGAAATCCATGCCGGGCATGACACCACCAGTGGGTGGCCCAGTGGTAGTGCGACTGTAGGAGCAGCGGTCCGGCTACTGCTCTACGAGGTGCACCCAGGCCAAAGGAAAACAGGACAGTCCAACCCTCATCGCACTAAGATGCAAATGAATGGAGTTATTCTCCTGGACACCCAGCTGTCTTTGGGTTCTGCTTAGCTGGTCAAACTGGAAAGTAAATTGAAGAAACAGAATGTGGTGTGTAAGCTCCAGAAGCTGAAAAACCCCAGGCAGACGGGGCTGAGCGCGAGTCTGAGGCTTAAAGGAAAAAGCCTCACCTCGAACTCCCCTACACAGGTCCCGGCAATGGCACACTTCCATCTGATCTCTTTCATAAATAATATACTTCTGGATATTTGTAGGCTAATGCATTTACAATAGTCCTTGCAATAGGGCTGAAATAGCTCATCCGTTGTCACTCATTTCCCCAGTCATTCTTGCGCCCTCTCCTACTTGGTTAGAGGGCTCCCTGGGAATATTGCTTCTACCATTGGCTGCAGGAGGAGTTTCAGGCTTGATGGCGCGCCCACTTCCTCTGACATTCAGATTAGCTTACCTTTAGGATCCTGGTGACTTGAAAGTTGTTTGAGAACTAGAAGAGGACAAAGAGAAGGACTTCAGTGCAAATGAACATTCTgagctgggaggggctggtggtTTTCCTTTGAAACTGAAAAGCTGAGGTTTACCTTCAGCGGTGAGGTTAAATTCAGCTGTCGACTTTCCATAACTGTTCTTGATGCAGCAGTAATAGAGGCCCTGGTCCTTCTGACTGGCTTGAATGATGGCCAAGGACACAGTGGAGTTGTCACCTGCACTGCAGTGGGGGACACGGACATTTGCACGCCTCAGCATTCTGCAGTTACATTTTTCTAATACACTTGAGAAAGAAACCAAAGTCCCCTTGCCCTGCTGTTCAGCCAAGGGGTGGACTGAAGGGCCAGCTCGTGGTCAGCTTTTACCTGCCAGGGACATCAGCACAGTTCTGGTTTAACATCCTCACTCCAGTATGCAGTAAAAATGCACAGAAGTATTTAGGAGGTTGTCACTAGCAGAGCAAAAGAACTGGAAATGTGAGTTCTGAGGGCTGTCATTAACATTTCTGCTCACAATTTGGCTCCATGACATTCCTAATCTGGGTGTCCTGTGCTTGAAGGAAGCCTGAAAATTCCAAACCCACATAAACACAGCCATAATCAGGGACAAGAGAAGGGAGGTCTGTGCTCTATGGAAGGACTCACGGCTGAGGGCTCTTTTAAACAGGGGAAAACCCTAGTGAAAACCACCCGTCCACCCACCCACCAACATTATCAAGTTCCAAGCATTGTGCTATGAATAGAAAAaccagtggtggtggtggtggtgacagtgacATTGACGATGGTGACAGTTGTGTGTACTGAGTATTTGATATGTACCAGGCATTGTACTAATCACTCAATAGTCCATTTCATGCCATCCTCAGAGCAATCTAATAAGAAATGTACTATTACTACTTCcagttcacagatgaggaaactgaggcatggagagatcAAGCAAATGGCCTGAGGTCACACAAAGGATAAGGGCAGGCCCAGGACTTAACCCAAGAAAGCCTGACTCAGGAACCTTTGTCTTGACCTCATTAGGCTGCCTCCCCTCAAACCCCTGTCCTCACATCTGGCATTCCTGGGATGACGGTTAAAGCCACAATTTTATTCCAAAGTCTCAAACAAAACACTTTGCTGACAAAGAAAGGCTATTCAAATATCACTCTAGTTGTGTTCTATATAATGCGTCTTGTTTAAACATCCATCAGGGTTGTGTGTGCGCAGCGTATGTTTCAGTCTGAGGTCATGacacacctcaacaacaaaaTCCATTTACCTTGAGTTTGTCTCAGTGGCACATTCAAGAAAAACGTTCATGTTGAGTTGGACTTTAAGTCTCTGATTTACACCTGCCTCTTCTCGAATGTACCAGTGACTTAAAACCAAGTCCACTAACTCATACCACTTCCCCCTTGATGGGGCCACCAAGTACTTCCTGAATGCGTGGTTGAAAGTGGACAGGAACTTTTAACCCAGGCATAGGGGAAAATTTCCCCTTATATTCAACCAGGTGTAAGGGTAGAGCTGCAAAGGACTGAGAGAGTCACAGGGGGCTGGTGCAGTGTCCTCTCCTGGCCTACGGATCAGCATGGCATTTCTGTCTCTGAAACGGGCAGCTGAAGTCCATCAGAGAGGCGGGGGACTAAGCTAGAATTGTCCTGCAAATATCTTCCTTCAGGTGCAGAAATTCCTGATGCTCTGATACTTGGTATGGAGCCTTGGAGGCCTTTTTCTGTTTGGGCCCACTACTCTCACCCAAGCCTTTTTCTGGGAGGGATAGCTTGGAAGTCAGGAAGCCCTGGAGTCAAATCCTGAGCTAGGTAACTAGGCATATTACAAAGCCTcaccctgtttcctcatctgggaaatAGGAAAGAGCAAGACCACCTCTCGGATGTGCAGAGAGGAGGATCTGACACCAGGCATGTGAATCCTCAGCAAAGGACCGAGTGTGGTGAGGGGTCACCACCCAGGAGTGTGAGTTAGCGGCTGCGGGCCCAGAACTGGGAGATTCAATGGCCCAGCCCTTGCCCTTGAGGGTCTGGAGGTCTGGGAGGAG contains:
- the ALPK2 gene encoding alpha-protein kinase 2 isoform X2 → MQRSAGDNSTVSLAIIQASQKDQGLYYCCIKNSYGKSTAEFNLTAEVLKQLSSHQDPKGCEEIEFSQLIFREDFLSDSYFGDRLRGQIATEELHFGEGVHRKAFRSKVMQGLTPVFKPGHACVLKVHNSVAYGTRNNDELVQRNYKLAAQECYVQNTARYYAKIYAAEARPLEGFGEVPEIIPIFLIHRPENNIPYATVEEELIGEFVKYSIRDGKEINFLRRESEAGQKCCTFQHWVYQKTSGCLLVTDMQGVGMKLTDVGIATLAKGYKGFKGNCSMTFIDQFKALHQCNKYCKMLGLKSLQNNTQKQKKPSTGKSKIQPNSTTVKKMASGTPAEKKT